TAACCGATCAGGGCGTTCAGACCGGGCAGCTCGGAGCGGGCGATGCTGATCACCTCTTCGGCCAGACTGCGGCTGGCCGAGGAGGGGGTACCGGGAACGGCAAGAACGAGCGCGGCAGCGCCCTCAGGTGCGACCACGGGCTCCGGGCGGCGGTGCCGTCCGGACTGGCGAGGTCGCGGCATTCGTACAGGCAGGCCGGAAGCGGGCCCAGTGGGGGTGCTCATGGCGCCGCATGCTACTGGTTTTGGGTACCCCGCTGCTCGGGGAGGGGCCGGTCGAGCGTTGTCTGTCCGCATTTATCCGATCAGTGGCTTACTGGTCAACTGCCCTGCTCTGTCACCCCGGGGAGCGGCCGGATTCCGGGGTGGGCACGGTGACCCGGAGCAGGGTGGGATGGAGCGGCAGCCGCAGCCCCCCCGTGGCCAGGGCCTGCGCGATGCGCAGCGAACCGGTCAGCGGATCACCCGAACCGGGGACTGCCCGTGCATGCGGCAGCTGCCGAGCCACCTCCTCGCGCAGTGGCATGAGCAGCGGCTCACCCATCCGGAACAAGCCACCCGTCAGCGCCACTTCGTACCCGGCGTCGTCCGCCCCGGCCTTCGGGCACACCGCGGCGGCCGCTGCGGCAATGTGTTCGGCGGCGTCGCGGAGGATTCCCCCGGCGACGGGATCATGGGCCGCGCACGCGGCCACTTCGGGAGCGAAGGAGGCCAGGACCGCGGGCCGGTCGGTACGCGGATAGAGCAGGCCGGGCAGTTCCGGCGCCGGACCGAACACCGCCTCCAGCCGGGCCAGCAGGGCCGGGGAGCCGCCGCGCCGCCCGTCATGGGCGCGCATTGCCGCGTCGAGGCCGGCCCGCCCGATCCAGGCGCCCCCTCCACTGTCGCCCAGCAGATGACCCCAGCCGTCGGCCCTGTGCCACTGCGTGAGATCCGTGCCCAGCGCGATCAGACCGGTGCCGCCCGCCACGACCGCGCCGGGCCGCTGCCCGACCGCCCCGGCGTAGGCGGTCACCGCGTCGGCGGCGAGCGCCAGCCGCCGAATCCCGAGGGCGTCCGCCAGGGCCGCGGGCAGTTCGGCGCGCAGCTGTTCGCCGAGTGTGGCCATGCCTGCTGCCCCGATTGCCGCGGCGGCGATCCGGTCACCGCCGCCGTGCCGGGCGAGCAGCCGGCGTGCGGTGGGCAGCAACTGATCGAGGAGGTGGGCGGCGTCGATGCCCAAGGGCCCGGTCCGCACCGGTTCGGCGCACATCGCCGTGCCCAGGGGGGCGTCCCCGCCCACGGTGCCCAGCGCCACCCGCAGTCCGGAACCGCCGGAGTCGACCCCGAGGACGTACTCCCCGGGCGCATGCCGGTGTGACTCCATGGAGCGGCTCCCGTAAGCAGAGGAATGACGGCGGCAGCCTATCTCCAGGCGCTTCGCGAGGATCCCGGGGTGCCGCGACAGGGCTGTCCGGCCTGCGAGTTCACCGGGGGTGGGGGAGTCGCGAGGCATCTGCCGTTACGCCGGTAGGGTGAGTCATGTGACAGCGCGACCGTTGAACGAAGTTGTGGAGCCCGGCTGGGCTCAGGCCCTGGCCCCCGTGGCGGGACGCATCGCCGAGATGGGGGACTTCCTGCGTGCGGAGGTCGCGGCAGGGCGTACGTATCTGCCGTCGGGGGCGAACGTGCTGCGCGCGTTCCAGCAGCCCTTCGACGAGGTGCGTGTGCTGATCGTAGGTCAGGACCCGTACCCCACACCGGGCATGGCGATCGGGCTGAGTTTCGCGGTCGCACCCGAGGTCCGTCAGCTTCCGGGCAGTCTGGAGAACATCTACCGCGAGCTGCACGCGGACCTGGGGCTGCCCCGCCCGTCGAACGGCGATCTGACCCCATGGACGCGGCAAGGTGTGCTTCTGCTGAACAGGGCGCTGACGGCTGCGCCCCGCAACCCCGGCGCCCACCGGGGCAAGGGGTGGGAAGAGGTCACCGAGCAGGCGATCCGGGCGCTGGTCGCACGGGGTACCCCGCTGGTGTCCATCCTGTGGGGCCGCGACGCCCGCAATCTCCGGCCGTCGCTGGGGGACTTCCCGGCGATCGAGTCCGCCCATCCGTCCCCCCGGTCGGCGGACGCCGGCTTCTTCGGGTCGCGCCCCTTCAGCAAGGCCAATGAGCTCCTGGCCCGCCAGGGGGCGCAGCCCGTGGACTGGCGCCTGCCGTAGGGGTCGGCGACCTCGGTCGTCGGGGCGCCCCTTTCGGTCACCCTTCGATGGCTGCCGCCCGAACACACAGGACGTCCGGCAGGTGCGAGGCGAGCTGCTGCCAGCTGTCCCCGTCGTCCGCGCTCGCGTACACCTCGCCGTTGCGGTTGCCGAAGTACACGCCGGCCGGATCTGCGTCGTCCGTACAGAGCGCGTCGCGCAGCACCGTGCCGTAATGCGCGCCATCGGGCAGGCCCGCAGACAGGGGTTCCCAGCTGTTGCCCGCATCGGTGGTCCGGAAGACCCGGCAGCGGTGCTCGGCGGGTACCCGGTCGGCGTCGGCGTTGATCGGGAAGAGGTACGCCGTGTCGGCACGGTGCGGGTGTGCCGCCACCGCGAAGCCGAAGTCGGAGGGCAGGCCGGCGCCGATGTCCGTCCAGTGACCGCCGGCGTCGTCGCTGCGGAATACCCCCCAGTGGTTCTGGAGATAAAGCCGGTCGGGATCGACGGCGTCCCGGCTGACCTTGTGCACGCACTGGCCGAACTCCGGATCGGGGTCGGGCAGGAAGACCGCCGAGACACCCTTGTTGGCCGGGGCCCAGCTCTCGCCGCCGTCCGCCGTCCTGAAAACCCCGGCGGTGGAGACGGCGACTGTGACCGCCCGGGGGTCCCGCTCGTCCGTCAATACCGTGTGCAGCCCCTCGCCACCCCCGCCCGGTACCCACTTCGAGCGCGTCGGGTGTTCCCAGAGCGGGCGCACCAGCTCGAACGACTCGCCCCTGTCCCGCGAGCGGAACAGCGCGGCCGGTTCGGTGCCCGCGTACACGACGTCGGGCGCCTCGGGGCCCGCCGGGTGCAGCTGCCAGACCCGCTCCAGCGATGTCCCGGTGAACTCCGGGAACTTCACGGCCGGTTGCTTCGGCTCGACCCAGGTCTCGCCCAGGTCGTCGGAGTGGAAGACGGACGGGCCCCAGTGCGCGCTGTCGCCGCCCACCAGGAGCCGGGGGGCTTTCGCGCGTTTGTCGATGGCGATCGAGTAGATCGCCTGCGCATTGAAATGCGGACCGCCGAACTCCCATGCCCCGCCGCGCCTGCGACCGATGAAGAGCCCCTTACGGGTGCCGACGGTGAGCAGAACATCGGTCATGACCGAACCTCCCGAAACGCCGTTGTGTCGGATAGGAGCCAGTCTG
This genomic interval from Streptomyces sp. NBC_00464 contains the following:
- a CDS encoding N-acetylglucosamine kinase; this translates as MESHRHAPGEYVLGVDSGGSGLRVALGTVGGDAPLGTAMCAEPVRTGPLGIDAAHLLDQLLPTARRLLARHGGGDRIAAAAIGAAGMATLGEQLRAELPAALADALGIRRLALAADAVTAYAGAVGQRPGAVVAGGTGLIALGTDLTQWHRADGWGHLLGDSGGGAWIGRAGLDAAMRAHDGRRGGSPALLARLEAVFGPAPELPGLLYPRTDRPAVLASFAPEVAACAAHDPVAGGILRDAAEHIAAAAAAVCPKAGADDAGYEVALTGGLFRMGEPLLMPLREEVARQLPHARAVPGSGDPLTGSLRIAQALATGGLRLPLHPTLLRVTVPTPESGRSPG
- a CDS encoding WD40/YVTN/BNR-like repeat-containing protein, whose translation is MTDVLLTVGTRKGLFIGRRRGGAWEFGGPHFNAQAIYSIAIDKRAKAPRLLVGGDSAHWGPSVFHSDDLGETWVEPKQPAVKFPEFTGTSLERVWQLHPAGPEAPDVVYAGTEPAALFRSRDRGESFELVRPLWEHPTRSKWVPGGGGEGLHTVLTDERDPRAVTVAVSTAGVFRTADGGESWAPANKGVSAVFLPDPDPEFGQCVHKVSRDAVDPDRLYLQNHWGVFRSDDAGGHWTDIGAGLPSDFGFAVAAHPHRADTAYLFPINADADRVPAEHRCRVFRTTDAGNSWEPLSAGLPDGAHYGTVLRDALCTDDADPAGVYFGNRNGEVYASADDGDSWQQLASHLPDVLCVRAAAIEG
- a CDS encoding uracil-DNA glycosylase, which encodes MTARPLNEVVEPGWAQALAPVAGRIAEMGDFLRAEVAAGRTYLPSGANVLRAFQQPFDEVRVLIVGQDPYPTPGMAIGLSFAVAPEVRQLPGSLENIYRELHADLGLPRPSNGDLTPWTRQGVLLLNRALTAAPRNPGAHRGKGWEEVTEQAIRALVARGTPLVSILWGRDARNLRPSLGDFPAIESAHPSPRSADAGFFGSRPFSKANELLARQGAQPVDWRLP